One segment of Pseudomonas asgharzadehiana DNA contains the following:
- a CDS encoding I78 family peptidase inhibitor, translating into MPWKLASFGTLLAALALAGCSTPGASEPGKDAAVTDAGHSRCESKAAEFTIGQKASPQLLEQARTRAGAQNARILKPNDMITLEYRSDRLNLNTDDNLVITRVNCG; encoded by the coding sequence ATGCCTTGGAAGCTCGCATCATTCGGTACTTTGTTGGCAGCACTCGCGTTGGCGGGTTGCAGCACCCCGGGTGCCTCTGAGCCAGGCAAAGATGCCGCCGTGACCGATGCCGGTCATAGCCGCTGTGAGTCGAAGGCCGCCGAATTCACCATCGGCCAGAAAGCCTCGCCCCAGTTGCTGGAACAGGCCCGTACCCGTGCCGGTGCGCAGAATGCGCGGATCCTCAAGCCCAACGACATGATCACGCTGGAATACCGTTCCGACCGCCTTAACCTCAATACCGATGACAATCTGGTGATCACGCGGGTCAACTGCGGCTGA
- a CDS encoding cold-shock protein, giving the protein MSNRQTGTVKWFNDEKGFGFITPQGGGDDLFVHFKAIESDGFKSLKEGQTVSFVAEKGQKGMQAAQVRPE; this is encoded by the coding sequence ATGTCTAATCGCCAAACCGGCACCGTTAAATGGTTCAACGATGAAAAAGGCTTCGGCTTCATCACTCCTCAAGGTGGCGGTGACGACCTGTTCGTACACTTCAAAGCTATCGAAAGCGACGGTTTCAAAAGCCTGAAAGAAGGCCAAACCGTTTCCTTCGTGGCTGAGAAAGGCCAAAAGGGTATGCAAGCTGCACAGGTTCGCCCAGAGTAA
- the rbsK gene encoding ribokinase produces MPAKVVVVGSLNMDLVTRASRLPRAGETLIGRTFSTVSGGKGANQAVASARLGAEVAMIGCVGTDAYGAELRGALLVEGIDCQAVSTVNGSSGVALIVVDDSSQNAIVIVAGSNGELTPASLQAAEAVLQAGDVIICQLEVPMATVGYALRRGRELNKVVILNPAPASGPLPAEWYASVDYLIPNESEASALSGVTVDSIDSAKLAATKLIEAGAGKVIITLGGEGALFADGNGFEHLAAPKVKAVDTTAAGDTFVGGFAAALADGKSEAEAIRFGQVAAALSVTRAGAQPSIPTLHDVQGFVPS; encoded by the coding sequence ATGCCAGCAAAAGTAGTGGTAGTAGGCAGCCTGAATATGGACCTGGTCACCCGTGCCAGTCGGCTGCCCCGTGCCGGTGAAACCCTGATTGGCCGCACATTCTCCACCGTTTCCGGTGGCAAGGGCGCCAACCAGGCCGTGGCCTCGGCACGATTGGGCGCCGAGGTGGCGATGATTGGCTGTGTCGGCACCGATGCCTACGGCGCTGAGCTGCGTGGCGCGTTGCTGGTGGAAGGTATCGATTGCCAGGCCGTGAGCACCGTGAATGGCTCCAGCGGCGTGGCGTTGATCGTGGTGGATGACAGCAGCCAGAACGCAATTGTGATTGTCGCCGGCAGCAACGGTGAGCTGACCCCGGCGTCATTGCAGGCCGCTGAGGCGGTGTTGCAGGCTGGCGATGTGATCATCTGCCAGCTTGAGGTGCCGATGGCTACCGTCGGATATGCCCTCAGGCGTGGCCGTGAGTTAAACAAGGTGGTGATCCTGAATCCGGCGCCGGCCAGTGGTCCGTTGCCGGCTGAATGGTACGCGTCGGTCGACTACCTGATTCCCAACGAAAGTGAAGCCAGCGCACTCAGCGGCGTGACGGTGGATTCCATCGACAGCGCCAAGCTGGCTGCCACAAAACTGATCGAGGCGGGGGCGGGTAAAGTCATTATTACCTTGGGCGGTGAGGGCGCCTTGTTTGCCGATGGCAACGGCTTTGAGCATCTTGCGGCACCCAAGGTCAAGGCGGTGGATACCACCGCCGCCGGCGACACGTTCGTCGGTGGTTTTGCTGCCGCGTTGGCCGACGGTAAAAGCGAAGCCGAGGCCATTCGTTTCGGTCAGGTTGCGGCAGCGCTGTCGGTTACTCGCGCCGGTGCGCAACCCTCCATTCCCACGCTGCATGACGTTCAAGGTTTTGTGCCCTCATGA
- the pheS gene encoding phenylalanine--tRNA ligase subunit alpha produces the protein MENLDALVAQALEAVHSAEDINALEQIRVHYLGKKGELTQVMKTLGNLPAEERPQVGALINVAKERVTEVLNARKASLEEADLAAKLAAESIDVTLPGRGQASGGLHPITRTLERIEQFFTHIGYGIAEGPEVEDDYHNFEALNIPGHHPARSMHDTFYFNANMLLRTHTSPVQVRTMEANKPPIRIVCPGRVYRSDSDITHSPMFHQVEGLLVDRDINFADLKGTIEEFLRVFFEKELAVRFRPSFFPFTEPSAEVDMECVMCSGKGCRVCKQTGWLEVMGCGMVHPNVLRMSGIDPEEFSGFAFGMGVERLAMLRYGVNDLRLFFDNDLRFLAQFR, from the coding sequence ATGGAAAACCTGGACGCGCTCGTTGCCCAAGCTCTTGAGGCTGTGCATAGCGCTGAAGATATCAATGCCCTGGAGCAAATCCGGGTTCACTACCTTGGCAAAAAAGGTGAATTGACTCAGGTGATGAAGACCCTGGGGAATTTGCCGGCTGAAGAGCGTCCGCAAGTTGGTGCGCTGATCAACGTTGCCAAGGAGCGTGTCACAGAGGTTCTCAATGCGCGCAAGGCGTCGCTGGAGGAGGCCGACCTTGCGGCCAAACTCGCCGCCGAATCCATTGATGTCACCCTGCCTGGCCGTGGTCAGGCCTCAGGCGGTCTGCACCCGATTACCCGGACTCTGGAACGTATCGAGCAGTTCTTCACCCATATCGGCTACGGCATTGCCGAAGGTCCTGAGGTCGAAGACGACTATCACAACTTCGAGGCGCTCAACATCCCAGGCCATCACCCGGCCCGGTCGATGCACGACACCTTCTATTTCAACGCGAACATGTTGCTGCGCACCCATACCTCGCCGGTACAAGTGCGCACCATGGAAGCGAACAAACCGCCGATCCGCATCGTCTGCCCAGGCCGCGTGTATCGTAGCGACTCCGATATCACCCACTCGCCAATGTTCCACCAGGTCGAAGGCTTGCTCGTTGATCGCGATATCAATTTCGCTGATCTCAAGGGCACCATCGAAGAGTTCCTGCGGGTGTTCTTCGAGAAAGAACTGGCGGTACGTTTCCGTCCCTCGTTCTTTCCGTTCACCGAACCGTCCGCTGAAGTCGACATGGAATGCGTAATGTGCAGCGGCAAAGGCTGCCGTGTCTGCAAGCAGACCGGCTGGCTGGAAGTGATGGGTTGCGGGATGGTTCACCCTAACGTGCTGCGTATGTCCGGTATCGATCCGGAAGAGTTCTCGGGCTTTGCCTTCGGCATGGGCGTTGAGCGTCTGGCCATGCTGCGTTACGGCGTGAACGACTTGCGTCTGTTCTTCGACAACGACTTGCGGTTCCTCGCGCAATTTCGCTAG
- the thrS gene encoding threonine--tRNA ligase, which produces MPTITLPDGSQRSFDHAVSVAEVAASIGAGLAKATVAGKVDGKLVDASDLITADASLQIITPKDQEGLEIIRHSCAHLIGHAVKQLYPTAKMVIGPVIEDGFYYDIAYERPFTPDDLAAIEQRMHALIEKDYDVIKKVTPRAEVIDVFTARGEDYKLRLVEDMPDEQAMGLYYHEEYVDMCRGPHVPNTRFLKSFKLTKLSGAYWRGDAKNEQLQRIYGTAWADKKQLAAYIQRIEEAEKRDHRKIGKRLNLFHLQEEAPGMVFWHPNGWTLYQVLEQYMRKVQRENGYLEIKTPQVVDRSLWEKSGHWANYADNMFTTQSENRDYAIKPMNCPCHVQVFNQGLKSYRELPMRLAEFGACHRNEPSGALHGIMRVRGFTQDDAHIFCTEEQMQAESAAFIKLTMDVYRDFGFTEVEMKLSTRPEKRVGSDELWDRAEAALAAALDSAGLAYDLQPGEGAFYGPKIEFSLKDCLGRVWQCGTLQLDFNLPIRLGAEYVSEDNSRKHPVMLHRAILGSFERFVGILIEHYEGAFPAWLAPTQAVIMNITDKQADFAAEVEKTLNESGFRAKSDLRNEKIGFKIREHTLLKVPYLLVIGDREVEMQTVAVRTREGADLGSMPVAQFAEFLAQAVSRRGRPDSE; this is translated from the coding sequence ATGCCAACTATTACTCTTCCCGATGGCAGTCAACGTTCATTCGATCATGCGGTTTCCGTAGCCGAGGTCGCCGCATCCATTGGTGCCGGCCTGGCCAAGGCCACCGTGGCCGGCAAGGTCGACGGCAAGCTGGTCGATGCCAGTGACCTGATCACCGCCGACGCCAGCCTGCAAATCATCACGCCCAAGGATCAAGAGGGGCTGGAGATCATTCGCCACTCTTGCGCGCACCTGATTGGCCATGCGGTCAAGCAGTTGTACCCGACCGCGAAGATGGTGATCGGCCCGGTTATTGAAGATGGCTTCTATTACGACATCGCCTACGAGCGTCCTTTTACGCCGGACGACCTGGCCGCCATCGAGCAGCGCATGCATGCGCTGATCGAAAAAGATTACGACGTCATCAAGAAAGTCACCCCGCGCGCCGAAGTGATCGACGTGTTCACCGCCCGTGGCGAGGACTACAAGCTGCGTCTGGTGGAAGACATGCCGGATGAGCAGGCCATGGGTCTGTACTACCACGAAGAATATGTCGACATGTGCCGTGGCCCGCATGTGCCGAATACGCGCTTCCTCAAGTCGTTCAAGCTGACCAAGCTGTCCGGTGCCTACTGGCGCGGCGACGCGAAGAACGAGCAATTGCAACGTATCTACGGCACCGCCTGGGCTGACAAGAAACAGCTGGCCGCCTACATCCAGCGCATTGAAGAAGCCGAAAAACGCGACCACCGCAAGATCGGCAAGCGCCTGAACCTGTTCCACCTCCAGGAAGAAGCGCCGGGCATGGTGTTTTGGCACCCCAACGGCTGGACTCTTTACCAAGTGCTTGAGCAGTACATGCGCAAGGTACAGCGCGAAAATGGCTACCTGGAGATCAAGACTCCACAGGTCGTTGACCGCAGCCTGTGGGAGAAATCCGGGCATTGGGCCAACTACGCCGACAACATGTTCACCACCCAGTCGGAAAACCGCGATTACGCCATCAAGCCGATGAACTGCCCTTGCCACGTGCAGGTGTTCAATCAAGGCCTGAAGAGCTACCGCGAGTTGCCGATGCGCCTTGCCGAGTTCGGTGCTTGCCACCGTAATGAGCCATCCGGTGCGCTGCACGGCATCATGCGCGTGCGCGGCTTCACCCAGGACGATGCGCATATCTTCTGCACCGAAGAGCAGATGCAGGCCGAGTCCGCCGCGTTCATCAAGCTGACCATGGACGTTTATCGCGATTTCGGTTTTACCGAAGTCGAAATGAAACTGTCCACTCGTCCGGAAAAACGCGTCGGCTCCGACGAGCTGTGGGATCGCGCCGAGGCGGCCTTGGCCGCTGCGCTGGACAGCGCGGGGCTTGCGTACGACCTACAGCCGGGCGAGGGCGCCTTCTATGGTCCCAAGATCGAGTTCTCGCTGAAAGATTGCCTTGGCCGCGTCTGGCAGTGTGGTACCCTGCAGCTCGATTTTAACCTGCCGATCCGTCTGGGAGCCGAATATGTCTCCGAAGACAACAGCCGTAAACACCCGGTTATGCTGCACCGGGCGATCCTTGGCTCGTTCGAACGGTTCGTCGGTATCCTGATCGAGCACTACGAGGGTGCATTCCCTGCGTGGCTGGCTCCGACCCAGGCAGTGATCATGAATATCACTGATAAACAGGCAGATTTTGCCGCTGAGGTTGAAAAAACTCTCAACGAAAGCGGATTTCGTGCCAAGTCCGACTTGAGAAATGAAAAGATCGGCTTTAAAATCCGCGAGCATACTTTGCTCAAGGTTCCCTATCTTTTGGTTATCGGAGATCGGGAAGTCGAGATGCAGACTGTCGCTGTGCGTACTCGTGAAGGTGCTGACCTGGGCTCGATGCCCGTCGCCCAGTTCGCTGAGTTCCTCGCGCAAGCGGTTTCCCGGCGTGGTCGCCCAGATTCGGAGTAA
- a CDS encoding MerR family transcriptional regulator yields the protein MLEPSHNDELPVIPGKRYFTIGEVSELCAVKPHVLRYWEQEFPQLNPVKRTGNRRYYQRQDVLMIRQIRALLYDQGFTISGARQRMSGDEAKDDTTQYKQLIRQMISELEDVLVVLKK from the coding sequence ATGCTGGAACCAAGTCATAACGACGAGCTACCCGTCATCCCAGGCAAACGCTACTTCACCATCGGTGAAGTCAGCGAGCTATGTGCGGTAAAGCCGCACGTGCTGCGCTATTGGGAGCAGGAGTTTCCTCAACTCAACCCCGTCAAACGTACCGGGAACCGTCGGTATTATCAGCGCCAGGATGTGCTGATGATCCGACAGATCCGTGCATTGCTGTACGACCAGGGTTTCACCATCAGCGGCGCACGCCAGCGTATGTCCGGCGATGAAGCCAAAGATGACACCACCCAGTACAAGCAACTGATTCGCCAGATGATCTCCGAACTCGAAGATGTGCTGGTGGTTTTGAAGAAGTGA
- the ihfA gene encoding integration host factor subunit alpha: protein MGALTKAEMAERLYEELGLNKREAKELVELFFEEIRHALEDNEQVKLSGFGNFDLRDKRQRPGRNPKTGEEIPITARRVVTFRPGQKLKARVEAYAGTKS from the coding sequence ATGGGGGCTTTGACGAAAGCTGAGATGGCGGAACGTCTGTACGAAGAGTTGGGTCTGAACAAGCGCGAGGCCAAGGAATTGGTCGAGCTGTTTTTTGAAGAAATCAGACACGCTCTGGAAGACAACGAACAGGTCAAATTGTCCGGTTTCGGCAATTTTGACCTGCGGGACAAACGCCAGCGGCCTGGCCGCAATCCAAAAACGGGAGAAGAAATCCCGATCACGGCCCGCCGTGTGGTCACCTTTCGTCCAGGGCAGAAGTTGAAGGCCCGAGTTGAGGCTTATGCTGGAACCAAGTCATAA
- the pheT gene encoding phenylalanine--tRNA ligase subunit beta, with amino-acid sequence MKFSEQWLRGWVSPQVDRDALVARLSMAGLEVDSVTPAAGVFSGVVVGEVLSTEQHPDADKLRVCQVSNGAQTFQVVCGAPNVRPGLKIPFAMIGAELPGDFKIKKAKLRGVESNGMLCSQAELQVGEGNDGLMELPGDAPVGQDIRVYLELEDASIEVDLTPNRGDCLSLAGLAREVGALYNAPVTRPVVASVAAVHDEVRPIEVLAPNACPRYLGRVIRNVDLSKPTPLWMVERLRRADVRSIDAAVDITNYVMLELGQPLHAFDLAEINGGIRVRMAEEGEKLVLLDGQEVSLRADTLVIADHSRALAIAGVMGGEHSGVSATTRDVFLESAFFDQIAIAGKARSYGLHTDASHRYERGVDWKLAREAMERATGLLLEITGGEAGPITETVSEQYLPSVAPITLRAKSVEQMLGLVIEPAEIEQLLSALGLGISAGGEGQWQVEVPSHRFDISLEVDLIEELARLYGYNRLPVRYPQARLAPQPKAEARAHLPELRRLLVARGYQEAVTYSFIDPKQFELFSPGVEPLLLANPISNDMAAMRSSLWPGLVKALSHNLNRQQDRVRMFESGLRFVGQLDGLKQEPMLAGVVCGSRLPEGWAQGRDAVDFFDVKADVEAVLGFAGALDAFTFIRGSHPALHPGQTARIEREGRLVGFVGAIHPELSKTLGLDRPVFVFELVLAEVASGKMPKFSELSRFPEVRRDLALIADSEVAATAVLDVIRENAGEWLTDLRLFDVYQGKGIDPHRKSLAVGLTWQHPSRTLNDDEVNTTTQNILTSLEQRLNATLRK; translated from the coding sequence ATGAAATTCAGTGAACAATGGCTGCGCGGCTGGGTAAGCCCGCAGGTGGATCGCGACGCGCTGGTTGCGCGTCTGTCGATGGCCGGCCTTGAGGTCGATAGTGTTACACCGGCCGCCGGTGTTTTCAGTGGCGTGGTCGTGGGCGAAGTGCTGAGCACCGAGCAGCACCCGGACGCCGATAAATTGCGCGTATGCCAGGTCAGCAATGGCGCGCAAACCTTCCAGGTCGTGTGCGGAGCGCCCAACGTGCGCCCGGGCCTGAAGATTCCGTTTGCCATGATCGGTGCTGAACTGCCGGGCGACTTCAAGATCAAGAAGGCTAAGCTGCGTGGCGTCGAATCCAACGGCATGCTGTGCTCCCAAGCGGAGTTGCAGGTAGGCGAAGGGAATGATGGCCTGATGGAACTGCCGGGCGACGCGCCGGTGGGCCAGGACATCCGCGTTTACCTGGAACTGGAAGATGCCAGCATCGAGGTCGACCTGACCCCTAACCGCGGCGATTGCTTGTCGCTGGCTGGCCTTGCCCGTGAAGTGGGCGCGCTGTACAACGCTCCGGTGACCCGTCCGGTGGTTGCCAGCGTAGCTGCTGTGCACGACGAAGTGCGTCCGATTGAAGTGCTGGCACCAAACGCCTGCCCACGTTATCTGGGGCGTGTGATCCGTAACGTTGATTTGTCCAAGCCAACTCCGCTGTGGATGGTCGAGCGTCTGCGTCGCGCGGACGTGCGCAGCATCGATGCTGCCGTAGATATCACCAACTACGTCATGTTGGAGCTGGGCCAACCGCTGCATGCGTTCGATCTTGCCGAAATCAACGGTGGCATCCGCGTACGCATGGCCGAAGAAGGCGAGAAGCTGGTGCTGCTTGACGGTCAGGAAGTCAGCCTGCGTGCTGACACCTTGGTCATCGCCGACCACTCCCGTGCCTTGGCGATTGCCGGCGTGATGGGTGGCGAGCACAGCGGTGTGTCCGCAACCACCCGTGACGTGTTCCTTGAAAGCGCATTTTTCGACCAGATCGCCATCGCTGGCAAGGCCCGTTCCTATGGCCTGCACACCGATGCATCGCACCGCTACGAGCGTGGCGTGGACTGGAAGCTGGCCCGTGAAGCCATGGAGCGCGCCACTGGTCTGCTGCTGGAAATCACCGGTGGCGAAGCTGGCCCGATCACCGAAACCGTCAGCGAACAGTACCTGCCGTCTGTAGCACCGATCACTTTGCGCGCCAAGAGCGTTGAGCAAATGCTGGGTCTGGTGATTGAGCCGGCCGAAATCGAGCAATTGTTGTCGGCCCTCGGCCTTGGCATTTCTGCGGGCGGGGAAGGGCAGTGGCAGGTCGAAGTGCCAAGCCATCGCTTCGATATCAGCCTGGAAGTCGATTTGATCGAAGAGCTGGCCCGTTTGTACGGCTACAACCGCCTGCCGGTTCGTTATCCGCAAGCGCGCCTGGCACCGCAACCCAAGGCCGAGGCGCGTGCGCATTTGCCTGAGTTGCGTCGCCTGTTGGTGGCTCGTGGTTACCAGGAAGCGGTGACCTACAGCTTCATCGATCCTAAGCAGTTCGAACTGTTCAGCCCAGGCGTCGAGCCACTGCTGCTGGCCAACCCGATCTCCAACGACATGGCCGCCATGCGTTCGTCGCTGTGGCCGGGCCTGGTGAAGGCGCTGTCCCATAACCTGAACCGTCAGCAAGATCGTGTACGCATGTTCGAAAGCGGCCTGCGTTTCGTCGGTCAGTTGGACGGCCTGAAGCAAGAGCCGATGCTGGCTGGCGTGGTGTGTGGCAGCCGTCTGCCGGAAGGCTGGGCACAGGGCCGCGACGCTGTGGACTTCTTTGACGTCAAGGCTGACGTTGAAGCGGTGCTGGGCTTCGCCGGCGCATTGGATGCCTTCACCTTTATTCGGGGTAGCCACCCCGCACTGCATCCGGGCCAGACTGCACGTATAGAACGTGAAGGTCGCCTGGTGGGCTTCGTGGGTGCGATCCATCCTGAATTGTCGAAAACCCTTGGTCTTGATCGCCCGGTCTTCGTTTTCGAACTGGTATTGGCTGAAGTGGCGTCGGGCAAGATGCCGAAATTCAGCGAGTTGTCGCGCTTCCCTGAAGTGCGTCGCGACCTGGCCCTGATCGCCGACAGCGAAGTCGCCGCAACTGCCGTTCTGGATGTAATCCGTGAAAATGCAGGGGAATGGCTGACAGACCTCAGGCTATTTGACGTCTATCAGGGTAAAGGCATTGATCCGCATAGAAAAAGCCTCGCAGTTGGCTTGACCTGGCAGCATCCATCGCGCACTCTTAATGACGATGAGGTGAATACCACGACACAAAATATCCTCACCTCGCTCGAACAAAGGTTGAACGCCACGTTAAGGAAGTGA
- the rbsD gene encoding D-ribose pyranase: MKKTPLLNIALSRVIASLGHGDILVIGDAGLPVPPGVELIDLALTQGIPDFISTLRVVLSEMQVESHVLAEEILLKQPPALTELNTLTEQAALGARRLVSHEAFKQLSQKARAVVRTGECQPYCNIALVSGVTF, translated from the coding sequence ATGAAAAAGACTCCTCTGCTCAATATCGCCCTGTCGCGGGTGATTGCATCCCTGGGCCACGGCGACATCCTGGTGATCGGCGATGCCGGCTTGCCGGTCCCTCCGGGTGTTGAATTGATCGATCTGGCGCTGACCCAGGGCATTCCCGACTTCATCAGCACCTTGCGCGTCGTGCTCAGCGAGATGCAGGTGGAAAGCCATGTACTGGCCGAAGAAATCCTGCTCAAGCAGCCGCCGGCGCTGACCGAGCTGAACACCCTGACCGAACAGGCCGCCCTTGGCGCACGACGCCTGGTCAGTCATGAGGCGTTCAAGCAACTGAGCCAAAAGGCACGTGCGGTTGTGCGTACCGGCGAATGCCAGCCTTATTGCAATATCGCGCTGGTGTCCGGCGTCACGTTCTAG
- the rpmI gene encoding 50S ribosomal protein L35: MPKMKTKSGAAKRFLKTANGIKHKHAFKSHILTKMSTKRKRQLRGSSLLHPSDVAKVERMLRLR, translated from the coding sequence ATGCCAAAGATGAAGACTAAAAGTGGTGCTGCTAAGCGGTTTCTGAAAACTGCTAACGGTATCAAGCACAAGCACGCTTTCAAGAGCCACATCCTGACCAAAATGTCGACCAAGCGTAAGCGTCAACTGCGCGGTAGCAGCTTGCTGCATCCGTCTGACGTGGCAAAAGTCGAGCGCATGCTGCGCCTTCGTTAA
- the infC gene encoding translation initiation factor IF-3 — protein sequence MIIKREMRQDKRAAPKAPINENISAREVRLIGADGEQIGIVSIDEALRIAEESKLDLVEISADAVPPVCRVMDYGKSIFEKKKQIAAAKKNQKQIQVKEIKFRPGTEEGDYQVKLRNLVRFLSDGDRAKVSLRFRGREMAHQELGMELLKRVEADLLEYGSVEQHPKMEGRQLIMVIAPKKKK from the coding sequence ATTATTATTAAGCGTGAAATGAGACAAGATAAACGAGCTGCACCGAAAGCCCCGATCAACGAGAATATCTCGGCACGCGAGGTTCGGTTAATTGGCGCTGACGGCGAGCAGATTGGCATCGTCTCGATTGATGAAGCGCTTCGTATCGCTGAAGAGTCCAAATTGGACCTGGTGGAAATCTCCGCCGACGCAGTCCCGCCTGTTTGCCGGGTGATGGACTACGGCAAGTCGATCTTCGAAAAGAAGAAGCAGATTGCTGCGGCGAAGAAGAACCAGAAGCAGATTCAAGTAAAAGAAATCAAGTTTCGTCCAGGGACGGAGGAAGGGGATTACCAGGTAAAACTGCGCAACCTGGTACGTTTCCTGAGTGATGGGGACAGGGCCAAGGTATCCTTGCGATTCCGCGGCCGTGAGATGGCCCACCAGGAGCTGGGGATGGAACTCCTCAAGCGGGTTGAAGCTGACCTGCTCGAGTACGGTTCGGTCGAACAGCATCCTAAGATGGAAGGACGCCAACTGATCATGGTCATCGCCCCGAAAAAGAAGAAGTAA
- a CDS encoding nucleoside hydrolase — translation MQRGLPTLRNLFRSVLLLSALTAASAHAAEKIDLIIDTDPGADDVVALLFAMASPQELNIRALTTVAGNVRLDKTSRNARLAREWAGREDIPVYAGAPAPLLRKPIYAENIHGKEGISGVTVHEPKKGLADGNAVDYLIKTLRAAKPHSITIAMLGPQTNLALALTQDPEITQGIKEVVVMGGAHFNGGNITPVAEFNLFADPVAAEIVLKSGVKLTYLPLDVTHKVLTSEARLKTIAEINNNASKIVGDILNEYVKGDMEHYGIPGGPVHDATVVAYLLKPSLFSGREVNVVVDSREGPTFGQTIVDWYDGLKQPKNAFWVESGDAQGFFDLLTERLARLK, via the coding sequence ATGCAACGTGGTCTCCCAACCCTGAGAAATCTGTTTCGGAGTGTCCTGCTTTTGTCCGCGCTCACAGCAGCAAGCGCCCATGCGGCGGAAAAAATCGATCTGATCATCGATACCGACCCAGGCGCCGACGATGTGGTGGCCTTGCTCTTCGCCATGGCGTCCCCGCAAGAGCTGAACATTCGCGCATTGACCACCGTCGCCGGCAACGTGCGTCTGGACAAGACCTCCCGTAACGCGCGTCTGGCCCGCGAGTGGGCGGGGCGCGAGGACATCCCGGTGTACGCCGGTGCTCCGGCGCCGCTACTGCGCAAACCGATCTATGCCGAGAACATTCACGGCAAGGAAGGCATTTCCGGTGTCACCGTGCATGAACCAAAAAAAGGCCTGGCGGACGGCAATGCCGTTGACTACCTGATCAAGACCCTTCGTGCGGCCAAACCTCACAGCATCACGATTGCCATGCTCGGCCCGCAGACCAACCTTGCGCTGGCATTGACCCAGGACCCGGAAATCACCCAAGGCATCAAGGAAGTGGTGGTGATGGGCGGCGCGCACTTCAATGGCGGCAATATCACGCCGGTCGCGGAGTTCAATCTGTTTGCCGACCCGGTGGCGGCGGAGATTGTGCTCAAGAGTGGCGTGAAGCTGACTTACCTGCCGTTGGACGTGACCCACAAAGTGCTGACCAGCGAGGCGCGCTTGAAGACGATCGCCGAGATCAACAACAACGCGAGCAAGATCGTTGGGGATATTCTCAATGAGTACGTCAAAGGCGATATGGAGCACTACGGCATTCCTGGCGGCCCGGTGCACGACGCCACTGTCGTTGCCTACCTGCTCAAGCCTTCGCTGTTCAGCGGGCGCGAGGTCAACGTGGTGGTAGACAGCAGAGAAGGCCCGACCTTCGGTCAGACCATCGTCGATTGGTACGACGGCCTGAAACAGCCGAAGAACGCGTTCTGGGTTGAAAGCGGCGATGCCCAAGGCTTCTTCGATCTGCTGACCGAGCGCCTGGCGCGCCTGAAGTAA
- the rplT gene encoding 50S ribosomal protein L20: MARVKRGVIARKRHKKILKLAKGYYGARSRVFRVAKQAVIKAGQYAYRDRRQKKRQFRALWIARINAGARVNGLSYSRFIAGLKKASIEIDRKVLAELAVNEKAVFAAIVEKAKASLA, translated from the coding sequence ATGGCTCGTGTAAAGCGTGGCGTCATTGCCCGTAAGCGTCACAAAAAAATTCTGAAACTTGCTAAAGGCTACTACGGCGCGCGTTCACGCGTATTCCGTGTTGCCAAGCAAGCGGTAATCAAGGCTGGCCAATACGCCTACCGTGACCGTCGTCAGAAAAAACGTCAGTTCCGCGCTCTGTGGATCGCTCGTATCAACGCTGGTGCACGTGTTAACGGTCTGTCCTACAGCCGTTTCATCGCTGGCCTGAAAAAAGCGTCCATCGAAATCGACCGTAAGGTTCTGGCTGAACTGGCCGTGAACGAAAAAGCGGTGTTTGCTGCGATTGTCGAGAAAGCTAAAGCCTCCTTGGCTTAA